The following are encoded together in the Methylorubrum sp. B1-46 genome:
- a CDS encoding AarF/ABC1/UbiB kinase family protein, protein MAETDREANRFTARASRYASVGANVGGVAARMAAARLFGGKDGASLNNAAALAQALGGLKGPIMKVAQLLATVPDLLPPEYAAELQKLQADAPPMGAAFVKRRMMAELGADWQTRFGRFDLKPAAAASLGQVHRAESLDGAPLACKLQYPDMQSAVEADLKQLQVAFALHRRMNSWLDTSEIAKEIGARVREELDYSREAKHAALYGDVLKDIDAVRVPTVHPSLSTKRLLTLGWLDGERILTFADAPIETRNRIAQAMFKAWWHPFSRAAVIHGDPHLGNYTVFSEDGEAQGINLLDYGCVRIFHPRFVGGVVDLYRGLLEDDRDRVVHAYEVWGFKRLDKETVDILNIWARFIYGPLLEDRTRTVADGVEPGAYGRREAFSVHQALKERGPVTIPQEFVFMDRAAVGLGAVFLHLRSELNYHRLFEAEIERFSLETLSQRQEMALAEAGLPAPA, encoded by the coding sequence ATGGCCGAGACCGACCGCGAAGCCAACCGCTTCACCGCCCGCGCGAGCCGCTACGCCAGCGTCGGCGCCAATGTCGGGGGCGTGGCCGCGCGAATGGCGGCGGCGCGCCTGTTCGGCGGCAAGGACGGCGCGAGCCTGAACAACGCTGCGGCTCTGGCCCAGGCGCTCGGCGGCCTCAAGGGGCCGATCATGAAGGTGGCGCAGCTGCTCGCCACCGTGCCGGATCTCCTGCCGCCTGAATACGCTGCCGAGCTGCAGAAGCTTCAAGCAGACGCGCCGCCGATGGGCGCCGCCTTCGTCAAGCGTCGGATGATGGCCGAACTCGGGGCCGACTGGCAGACCCGCTTCGGCCGCTTCGACCTCAAGCCCGCCGCCGCGGCCTCCCTCGGTCAGGTCCACCGCGCCGAATCACTCGACGGCGCGCCGCTCGCCTGCAAGCTTCAGTATCCCGACATGCAGTCGGCGGTGGAAGCCGACCTCAAGCAACTTCAGGTCGCCTTCGCCCTGCACCGTCGCATGAATTCCTGGCTCGATACCTCGGAGATCGCCAAGGAGATCGGCGCGCGGGTTCGCGAGGAGCTGGATTACAGCAGGGAGGCCAAGCATGCCGCCCTCTACGGCGATGTGCTCAAGGACATCGACGCGGTGCGGGTGCCGACGGTGCATCCCAGCCTCTCGACGAAGCGGCTGCTCACTCTCGGCTGGCTCGACGGTGAGCGAATCCTCACCTTCGCCGATGCCCCGATCGAGACCCGCAATCGCATCGCTCAGGCGATGTTCAAGGCGTGGTGGCACCCCTTCAGCCGCGCCGCCGTGATTCACGGCGACCCGCATCTGGGCAACTACACCGTCTTCTCGGAGGACGGCGAGGCGCAGGGCATCAACCTGCTCGATTACGGCTGCGTGCGCATCTTCCACCCGCGCTTCGTCGGCGGCGTGGTCGACCTCTATCGCGGGCTGTTGGAAGACGACCGGGACCGCGTCGTCCACGCCTATGAGGTCTGGGGTTTCAAGCGCCTCGACAAGGAAACGGTCGACATCCTCAACATCTGGGCCCGGTTCATCTACGGCCCCCTGCTCGAAGACCGCACGCGCACCGTCGCGGACGGCGTCGAGCCCGGCGCCTACGGACGGCGGGAAGCGTTCTCCGTGCATCAGGCGCTCAAAGAGCGCGGTCCGGTGACGATTCCACAGGAATTCGTCTTCATGGACCGGGCGGCGGTCGGGCTCGGTGCCGTGTTCCTGCACCTGCGCTCCGAACTGAACTACCACCGCCTGTTCGAAGCCGAGATCGAGCGCTTCTCCCTCGAGACGCTCTCCCAGCGTCAGGAAATGGCGCTGGCCGAGGCTGGGCTACCGGCCCCGGCATAA
- a CDS encoding aa3-type cytochrome c oxidase subunit IV — MADTKTLTGLNYSPAMDEKTHEQTYRGFVRFVEIGTVTVLCWVVALAIGGVHEAWVTAIIGVLVSWVAAAAGAFVPAIGWKAQAFVLAALLAILFLS, encoded by the coding sequence ATGGCGGACACGAAGACCCTCACCGGCCTGAACTACAGCCCGGCGATGGACGAGAAGACCCACGAGCAGACCTACCGGGGCTTCGTCCGCTTCGTCGAGATCGGCACCGTCACCGTACTGTGCTGGGTCGTGGCACTGGCCATCGGCGGCGTGCACGAGGCCTGGGTGACCGCGATCATCGGCGTGCTGGTGTCCTGGGTGGCGGCCGCCGCCGGTGCCTTCGTCCCGGCCATCGGATGGAAGGCTCAGGCCTTCGTCCTCGCCGCACTCCTCGCGATCCTCTTCCTGAGCTGA